A part of Tardiphaga sp. vice304 genomic DNA contains:
- a CDS encoding dihydroxy-acid dehydratase domain-containing protein: protein MSKSPVVRIDHHPGRSAQTFGMAKVLGTDTSLIHEPSVGVVGTKGDSQCYMGVASKVDAIHAALKSRIGQGEGQLRLRLVQPEYTIATSDGIRNGTREMRYSLIGREVTHDALSEHLNATGLAGTIAVVACDKPPVGTLAALLEHNEPGIIMSDGSIHPGKDPETGEALDIVSAYQVAGSTDAALRDRVACNACPGIGSCGGIFTYNTMQTFIGVVGMQPLHMVAPPSDDPRRLKEFPEQLVEYLAQMMAKGLKPRDIVVRDSIRNAVIVSLAIGGSTNVTLHAPEIARAAGFSDFWKEVMTPAEFNYLSQYVVPVLTDARPYGKYSMVDIDAVGGVQVIVRELLEAGLLNGDVMTCTGETLAEQVKRLGTPSADGRVIYTVAKPYKPTGGLRVLGGNLSPEFSAILKLAGVEGGLEDNLFRGRARVFEGEQHLLAALDTTPEKFENHDMVIVRYEGPSGAPGMPEMLDPTSRITTLCRERGIVIALMTDARFSGGSVGLVIGHVGPEASLGGPIAMVQDGDEIVADLNNNELNCTPLSDPAILKQRTDAWNKVVAANGGVHPNCGDADTRLLHRARLTAVPATRGAGLHPNREVWVRLPREAVRSGFVPSNRHRPEADKAF, encoded by the coding sequence GTGTCCAAATCGCCCGTCGTCCGCATCGACCATCATCCCGGCCGCTCCGCCCAGACTTTCGGCATGGCCAAGGTACTCGGCACCGATACGAGCCTGATTCACGAGCCGTCGGTCGGCGTCGTCGGCACCAAGGGCGACAGCCAGTGCTACATGGGCGTGGCCTCCAAGGTGGACGCGATCCACGCCGCCCTGAAGAGCCGCATCGGCCAGGGCGAAGGCCAGCTCAGACTGCGCCTGGTGCAGCCGGAATACACCATCGCGACCTCGGACGGCATCCGCAACGGCACGCGCGAGATGCGCTATTCGCTGATCGGCCGCGAAGTCACCCATGATGCGCTGTCCGAACATCTCAACGCCACCGGGCTCGCCGGCACCATCGCCGTGGTCGCCTGCGACAAGCCGCCGGTCGGCACGCTGGCCGCGCTACTCGAACACAACGAGCCCGGCATCATCATGTCGGACGGCTCGATCCATCCCGGCAAGGACCCGGAAACTGGCGAGGCGCTCGACATCGTCAGCGCCTATCAGGTCGCCGGCAGCACCGACGCCGCTCTGCGCGACCGCGTCGCCTGCAACGCCTGCCCCGGCATCGGCAGCTGCGGCGGCATCTTCACCTACAACACCATGCAGACCTTCATCGGCGTGGTCGGCATGCAGCCGCTGCACATGGTGGCGCCGCCGTCCGACGATCCGCGCCGCTTGAAGGAATTCCCCGAGCAGCTGGTCGAATACCTCGCCCAGATGATGGCCAAGGGGTTGAAGCCGCGCGACATCGTGGTGCGCGATTCGATCCGCAACGCCGTGATCGTCTCGCTGGCGATCGGCGGCTCGACCAATGTCACGCTGCATGCGCCGGAAATCGCGCGCGCCGCGGGCTTCAGTGACTTCTGGAAAGAGGTCATGACGCCGGCTGAGTTCAACTACCTATCGCAATATGTCGTGCCGGTGCTCACCGACGCCCGACCATACGGCAAATATTCGATGGTCGATATCGATGCTGTCGGCGGCGTGCAGGTGATCGTGCGTGAATTGCTGGAGGCAGGCCTGCTCAATGGCGACGTCATGACCTGCACCGGCGAGACGCTGGCCGAACAGGTCAAGCGCCTGGGCACGCCGAGCGCCGACGGCCGTGTGATCTACACCGTCGCCAAGCCCTACAAGCCGACCGGCGGCCTGCGCGTGCTCGGCGGCAACCTGTCACCGGAATTCTCGGCGATCCTGAAGCTCGCCGGCGTCGAGGGCGGGCTGGAGGACAACCTGTTCCGCGGCCGTGCCCGCGTGTTCGAGGGCGAGCAGCATCTGCTCGCCGCGCTCGACACGACGCCGGAGAAATTCGAGAACCACGACATGGTGATCGTGCGCTATGAGGGCCCGAGCGGCGCGCCGGGCATGCCGGAAATGCTCGATCCGACCTCGCGCATCACGACGCTATGCCGCGAGCGCGGCATCGTGATCGCGCTGATGACCGATGCGCGCTTCTCCGGCGGATCGGTCGGCCTGGTGATCGGCCATGTCGGCCCCGAGGCGAGCCTCGGCGGACCGATCGCGATGGTGCAGGACGGCGACGAGATCGTGGCGGATCTCAACAACAACGAACTGAACTGCACGCCGCTGTCGGATCCAGCGATCCTGAAGCAGCGCACCGACGCCTGGAACAAGGTGGTCGCGGCCAATGGCGGCGTTCATCCGAACTGCGGCGACGCCGACACAAGGCTGCTGCACCGCGCCCGCCTCACCGCCGTTCCCGCCACGCGCGGCGCGGGGCTGCATCCCAACCGCGAAGTCTGGGTGCGGCTGCCGCGCGAAGCCGTGCGCTCCGGCTTCGTGCCGTCGAACAGGCACCGGCCCGAGGCCGACAAGGCCTTCTAG
- the rsgA gene encoding ribosome small subunit-dependent GTPase A, translating to MTDQAQGSPGVSLADLGWSGFFGAQILPEETDALPVRISGVHRSRMAAMSRTGPIRLVLPAKTNTGDYAVGDWVLVEPQTHLLQRRLARKTVLQRRTEGSPTPQLAGANIDTLFIVTSSNAEFNVARLERYLALANEAGITPVIVLTKADLTEHAGSYLDQASALQRGLSVIVSNPNAADAASALRAWCGDGQTVALVGSSGVGKSTMVNALTGAAPEQHQPTGSIREHDAQGRHTTTSRSLHAMAGGGWVIDTPGMRTLHVSDAAAGIHELFAEITELAPRCKFRDCTHAHEPGCAVRAAVAAGELEPERLDRWRAMVTENRTNTPKPAKPGDSRPGESRPAGGRPGRRRPQAEAD from the coding sequence GTGACAGATCAAGCGCAAGGCAGTCCTGGAGTGTCGCTGGCGGATCTTGGATGGTCCGGTTTTTTCGGCGCGCAGATCCTGCCAGAGGAGACCGACGCGCTGCCCGTCCGCATTTCCGGGGTGCATCGGTCGCGCATGGCGGCGATGTCCCGGACGGGGCCCATCCGGCTGGTGCTTCCGGCCAAAACCAACACCGGCGATTACGCCGTCGGCGACTGGGTGCTGGTCGAGCCGCAGACTCACTTGCTGCAACGCCGCCTGGCGCGCAAGACGGTGCTGCAGCGGCGCACCGAGGGCAGCCCGACGCCGCAACTGGCCGGCGCCAATATCGATACGCTGTTCATCGTCACCTCGTCCAATGCCGAGTTCAACGTCGCCCGGCTGGAGCGCTATCTGGCGCTGGCCAATGAGGCCGGCATCACGCCGGTGATCGTGCTGACCAAGGCCGACCTCACGGAGCACGCCGGGTCCTATCTCGACCAAGCCAGCGCGCTGCAGCGCGGGCTTTCGGTGATCGTCTCCAATCCCAATGCCGCGGATGCGGCAAGCGCCTTGCGCGCATGGTGCGGCGACGGACAGACCGTGGCGCTGGTCGGCTCGTCGGGGGTCGGCAAATCGACCATGGTCAACGCGCTGACGGGCGCGGCCCCGGAGCAGCATCAGCCCACCGGCAGCATTCGCGAGCATGATGCGCAGGGCCGCCACACCACCACCTCGCGCTCGCTGCATGCGATGGCCGGCGGCGGCTGGGTGATCGATACGCCGGGCATGCGGACGCTCCATGTCAGCGACGCCGCCGCGGGAATCCACGAGCTGTTTGCAGAAATCACCGAACTTGCTCCGCGGTGCAAGTTTCGCGATTGCACCCATGCCCACGAGCCGGGCTGCGCCGTCCGCGCCGCGGTCGCCGCCGGCGAGCTGGAGCCGGAGCGTCTGGACCGCTGGCGCGCCATGGTCACGGAAAATCGCACCAACACGCCGAAGCCGGCGAAGCCCGGCGACAGCCGACCCGGCGAAAGCCGACCTGCCGGCGGCAGACCCGGCCGCCGCCGACCGCAAGCCGAAGCGGACTAA
- a CDS encoding FAD-dependent oxidoreductase yields the protein MRTTMSDRPVLIAGGGPVGILLALALAQRNIPLRLYEASDAINEAPRASTLHPATLEMISALGLLDDVIGQGLIAPTFQFWDRPTRRIVAEFDHAILAKDTKIPFVVQCEQHKIARLGLERLKAFPHASVSFGAPVASIADCGDHVEITTQTGLGMETVSGSYLVGADGGRSTVRKALNIDFEGYTFPERFLVLTTPFDFATEHGVAFRAYFSDPDEWANLFKVSGDDGKGRWRAVFPAVPGQTDEEVLDESATEARLQKFFPKAGRYDIFHRNIYRVHQRVAASFRKGRVFLAGDSAHVNNPIGGLGLNCGVHDAMQLADQLAAVMLDQLPETDLDRYNGIRRPMNIEYVQQQTIANKKRLEERDPAAREANFDHLRRTAADPVAHRAFLMRTSLLESVRKNASLAGAS from the coding sequence ATGCGTACAACAATGAGCGACCGACCTGTATTGATTGCCGGCGGCGGTCCCGTCGGAATCCTGCTGGCGCTGGCCCTCGCGCAGCGCAACATTCCGTTGCGGCTGTATGAGGCTTCGGATGCCATCAACGAAGCCCCCCGCGCCTCCACGCTGCATCCGGCGACGCTGGAAATGATCAGCGCGCTGGGCTTGCTCGATGACGTGATCGGGCAGGGACTGATCGCGCCCACCTTCCAGTTCTGGGACCGGCCGACGCGTCGCATCGTGGCTGAGTTCGACCATGCGATCCTGGCCAAGGACACCAAGATCCCGTTTGTCGTGCAATGCGAGCAGCACAAAATCGCGCGGCTGGGACTGGAACGGCTGAAGGCGTTTCCCCATGCCTCCGTCTCGTTCGGGGCACCGGTCGCGAGCATTGCGGATTGCGGCGATCACGTGGAGATCACGACACAAACCGGCCTCGGCATGGAAACCGTGTCCGGCAGCTACCTGGTGGGTGCCGACGGCGGCCGATCAACGGTGCGCAAGGCACTCAACATCGACTTCGAGGGATATACGTTTCCAGAACGCTTTTTGGTGCTCACGACGCCGTTCGACTTCGCAACCGAGCACGGCGTCGCGTTCCGCGCCTATTTCTCCGATCCGGACGAGTGGGCCAACCTGTTCAAGGTGTCAGGCGATGACGGCAAGGGCCGCTGGCGCGCGGTGTTTCCCGCCGTGCCCGGACAGACCGACGAAGAGGTGCTGGACGAATCGGCCACCGAAGCGCGGCTGCAAAAGTTTTTCCCTAAGGCTGGCCGCTACGACATTTTCCACCGCAACATTTACCGCGTGCACCAACGCGTTGCCGCGAGCTTTCGCAAAGGACGCGTGTTCCTGGCCGGCGACTCCGCCCACGTCAACAATCCGATCGGCGGCCTCGGCCTGAATTGCGGTGTGCATGACGCCATGCAACTGGCAGACCAGCTCGCTGCGGTCATGCTCGACCAGCTTCCCGAGACAGATCTGGATCGCTACAATGGCATCCGGCGACCGATGAATATCGAATATGTCCAGCAGCAGACAATCGCCAATAAAAAGCGGCTGGAGGAGAGGGACCCTGCGGCGCGCGAGGCGAATTTCGACCATTTGAGGCGCACGGCCGCCGATCCGGTCGCACACCGCGCCTTCCTGATGCGGACGTCGCTGCTGGAAAGCGTGCGCAAGAACGCGTCACTCGCCGGCGCGTCCTGA
- a CDS encoding Bug family tripartite tricarboxylate transporter substrate binding protein, with product MVENRPGAGGAIAAEMVKRATPDGYTLFIAALPVMAVVPAMQKVRYDSQNDFAPISNIGTNPFALVVNKDIPVKTLKEFVEYVRSSKGQLVYGSAGVGSLNHLSMALFLKRAGIEMTHVPYKGNAPAMSDMVAGHVPAMFSNLSDALTQVAGGNVRMLAISSEKRSPLTADVPTVAESGYPNFNVLTWNGLMAPARTPPEIIDRIAKEMAAAVKDPKFAAQLLNYGVDPLGDTPAEYAATLAKDIPLWAEAVQIAGVQQQ from the coding sequence GTGGTGGAAAATCGGCCGGGTGCCGGCGGTGCCATTGCAGCCGAGATGGTGAAACGGGCGACACCGGACGGCTACACGCTGTTCATTGCTGCGCTGCCGGTGATGGCGGTGGTGCCGGCCATGCAGAAGGTGCGTTACGATTCACAGAACGATTTTGCGCCAATCAGCAACATCGGGACCAATCCGTTCGCGCTGGTGGTCAACAAGGATATTCCCGTAAAAACGTTGAAGGAATTCGTGGAGTACGTCCGCTCCAGCAAGGGGCAATTGGTCTACGGCTCTGCCGGCGTCGGTAGCCTGAACCATCTCTCCATGGCGCTGTTTCTTAAGCGCGCCGGCATCGAGATGACCCACGTGCCGTACAAGGGCAACGCGCCGGCTATGTCGGACATGGTGGCAGGCCACGTCCCGGCGATGTTTTCCAATCTCTCCGATGCGCTGACGCAGGTCGCCGGCGGAAATGTGCGGATGCTGGCGATCAGTTCCGAAAAGCGTTCGCCCCTGACGGCAGACGTGCCGACGGTCGCCGAGTCCGGCTATCCGAATTTCAACGTGCTGACCTGGAACGGTCTGATGGCGCCGGCGAGAACGCCGCCGGAGATTATCGACCGGATAGCGAAGGAAATGGCGGCGGCGGTGAAAGATCCGAAGTTTGCCGCGCAACTGTTGAACTACGGCGTCGACCCGCTCGGCGACACGCCGGCCGAATACGCGGCCACGCTGGCGAAGGACATCCCGCTATGGGCCGAAGCCGTACAAATCGCCGGCGTGCAGCAGCAATAG
- a CDS encoding amidohydrolase family protein: MKTAIVNLGAIVSGDLEAPMVAGDAIIMSDGLIVSVGTASAAAVDACDVVIDAGGAIAMPGLIDSHVHITFGDYTPRQKVVGFLESYVHGGVTTSISASEVHVPGRPEDVVGVKALAVAAQRCFADYRPGGMRVHAGSLILEPGLAEQDFDDLVRDGVWMVKAGFGGFRTPYDYAPLIKMARARGMIAMVHTGGSSIPGSSGIWADHVLAMNPDVSYHVNGGPVAIPDQDFPRLVNESGMALQVCTAGNLRTTLLVADLLDKAGQNERLLIATDTPTGSGIMPLGMLYTISHLASLGGIPPERAIAAATGSNARVYRLNSGVIAAGRDADIVIVDACLGGSQPDALSALRNGDVPAVGAVVTAGIPRFVGRSRNTPETTRRVHVARSSVVQDFSGAAH; encoded by the coding sequence ATGAAAACCGCCATCGTCAATCTCGGGGCGATCGTCAGTGGTGATCTGGAGGCGCCGATGGTAGCGGGTGACGCCATTATCATGTCCGACGGGCTGATCGTGTCCGTCGGCACGGCCTCCGCTGCTGCGGTCGATGCCTGCGACGTGGTGATCGATGCCGGCGGCGCCATCGCCATGCCAGGTTTGATCGACTCCCACGTCCACATCACGTTCGGCGACTACACGCCACGACAAAAGGTCGTCGGCTTCCTCGAGAGCTACGTTCATGGTGGCGTAACGACGTCGATCAGCGCGTCGGAAGTCCATGTACCCGGCCGGCCCGAAGATGTGGTTGGCGTCAAGGCGCTGGCCGTCGCCGCGCAGCGCTGTTTTGCCGATTATCGCCCGGGCGGTATGCGTGTCCATGCCGGGTCGCTGATTCTTGAGCCCGGTCTCGCGGAGCAGGACTTTGACGACCTGGTGCGCGATGGCGTCTGGATGGTTAAGGCCGGCTTCGGCGGCTTCAGGACACCGTATGACTACGCGCCGCTGATAAAAATGGCGCGCGCCCGCGGTATGATCGCTATGGTGCATACCGGAGGGTCTTCGATCCCCGGCTCCTCCGGTATCTGGGCGGACCATGTGCTAGCGATGAACCCCGATGTTTCCTATCACGTCAACGGCGGTCCGGTAGCGATTCCAGACCAGGATTTTCCGCGGCTGGTAAATGAGTCCGGCATGGCGCTGCAGGTTTGCACTGCCGGTAATCTGCGCACCACATTGCTGGTCGCAGATCTCCTCGACAAGGCCGGACAGAACGAACGGCTGCTCATAGCCACCGATACGCCGACCGGCAGTGGCATCATGCCGCTCGGCATGCTTTATACAATCAGCCATCTCGCATCACTAGGCGGCATTCCGCCCGAACGCGCCATCGCCGCTGCTACAGGCAGCAACGCGCGGGTCTACCGTTTGAACAGTGGCGTCATCGCCGCCGGTCGTGATGCCGACATCGTCATTGTCGATGCCTGTCTCGGCGGATCGCAACCAGACGCGCTGTCGGCATTGCGCAACGGCGATGTCCCCGCGGTGGGCGCGGTGGTCACGGCTGGCATTCCCCGCTTCGTCGGACGCAGCCGCAATACGCCTGAGACGACGCGCCGCGTGCACGTGGCACGCAGCAGCGTGGTTCAGGATTTTTCCGGCGCAGCGCACTAG
- a CDS encoding amino acid synthesis family protein, translating to MKLNIRRTWSIVEDKHEHAGRKATVPVRKVAVVAVLENPYASQAVDDLGPLISASAGLGEMMGKMALQALGSFEAQSYGKGGLVGLNGEIEHAAALLSTTYADPLRDVIGGGKAWISSMVKVAPPGGSIDIPMNHRNDIYVRSHYDGMTLTMLDTPMPDEIAIIFCMASAGRIGARVGGLTHEDVLNRDLKA from the coding sequence ATGAAGCTGAACATTCGCCGGACCTGGTCGATCGTCGAGGACAAGCACGAGCATGCCGGCCGCAAGGCCACCGTACCGGTGCGCAAGGTCGCCGTGGTCGCGGTACTGGAGAATCCCTACGCCTCGCAGGCGGTGGACGACCTCGGTCCACTGATCTCGGCAAGTGCAGGGCTTGGCGAGATGATGGGCAAGATGGCGCTGCAGGCGCTTGGCTCGTTCGAGGCGCAAAGCTACGGCAAGGGCGGTCTGGTCGGACTGAATGGCGAGATCGAGCACGCAGCCGCGCTGCTCAGCACCACCTATGCAGACCCGCTGCGCGACGTGATCGGCGGCGGCAAAGCGTGGATTTCGTCGATGGTCAAGGTGGCTCCGCCGGGCGGCTCGATCGACATTCCGATGAACCACCGCAATGACATCTACGTCCGTTCGCACTACGATGGCATGACCCTCACGATGCTGGACACCCCGATGCCCGACGAAATTGCGATCATCTTCTGCATGGCCAGCGCCGGCCGAATTGGGGCGCGGGTCGGCGGCCTGACCCACGAGGACGTTCTCAATCGCGACTTAAAGGCCTGA
- a CDS encoding DUF4286 family protein, with product MTIKGQAVLFSEMIPGEIFVDRFHNWYDSHHIPIRVDCEGFVSAQRYSRQGDGGFLAVYEMDDVNVLSSDAYKEIKTNPSEETAWMLANVTGFTRYLGGETSVTPNNPVEADTRLDAPVLYAVMFNIPAEHHEDFNDWYESDHIPLLMQCKEWLMVRRMRIADGVPGHYTQMALHYLADATALQSPEREAARKTPWRDRLAKNDWFKASYSMFDRLGPRQIGKLSDNGNT from the coding sequence ATGACTATCAAAGGCCAGGCGGTTCTGTTTTCGGAGATGATCCCGGGCGAGATCTTCGTCGACCGGTTTCATAACTGGTACGATTCCCATCACATCCCGATCCGCGTCGATTGCGAGGGCTTCGTCAGCGCCCAACGCTACAGCCGTCAGGGCGACGGCGGTTTTCTGGCTGTCTACGAAATGGACGACGTGAACGTGCTGTCCAGCGACGCCTACAAGGAGATCAAGACAAATCCGTCGGAAGAAACCGCATGGATGCTCGCCAATGTGACGGGGTTTACTCGCTACCTTGGCGGCGAGACTTCGGTGACCCCCAACAACCCTGTCGAGGCGGACACGCGTCTGGATGCGCCGGTACTTTATGCAGTGATGTTCAACATTCCGGCGGAGCACCATGAGGACTTCAACGACTGGTATGAGAGTGATCACATTCCACTCCTGATGCAGTGCAAGGAATGGCTGATGGTGCGGCGGATGCGGATTGCAGATGGCGTTCCCGGCCACTATACCCAAATGGCTTTGCACTACCTGGCGGACGCAACGGCGCTGCAATCGCCGGAACGCGAAGCCGCCAGAAAGACCCCATGGCGCGACCGCCTGGCCAAGAATGACTGGTTCAAGGCGAGCTATTCGATGTTCGATCGCCTTGGGCCGCGGCAAATTGGAAAACTCAGCGATAATGGCAACACTTAA
- a CDS encoding GntR family transcriptional regulator, translating into MATLNLRISPKTVQQQIVEKLRGAIADGMFKPGDRLIEANLCEMLGVSRPSIREALRSLEAERLVSIIPNRGPQIPVLTRDHAADIYKVRALLESEAAFIAAKRATPDDLKLLRGALAAFGRAVRSNDMRTEVSATSVFYSHILRICDNRIIEETLNGLLARINFLRAHSMSQPGRARISLREMKAIYEAIATKNGSAARSAAMKHVENAHLSANAAFESFSAEESSV; encoded by the coding sequence ATGGCAACACTTAATCTTCGGATTTCGCCAAAGACGGTGCAGCAGCAGATCGTCGAGAAATTGCGCGGCGCCATTGCGGACGGCATGTTCAAGCCGGGCGACCGGCTGATTGAGGCAAACTTGTGCGAGATGCTGGGTGTCAGCCGCCCGTCGATTCGCGAGGCGCTCCGCAGCCTCGAAGCAGAGCGTCTGGTCTCCATCATACCCAATCGCGGCCCGCAGATTCCGGTGCTGACCCGTGACCATGCGGCTGATATCTATAAGGTGCGGGCGCTTCTGGAAAGCGAAGCCGCCTTCATAGCAGCGAAACGTGCCACCCCGGACGACCTCAAGTTGCTGCGCGGGGCGCTTGCTGCTTTCGGCAGGGCGGTTCGCTCCAACGACATGCGGACCGAGGTGTCGGCTACTTCGGTGTTTTACAGCCATATTCTTCGGATTTGCGACAACCGCATCATAGAGGAGACGCTGAACGGCTTGTTGGCACGCATCAATTTCCTGCGGGCCCATTCGATGTCGCAGCCGGGCCGGGCCAGGATCAGCCTGCGGGAGATGAAGGCGATTTATGAGGCCATTGCAACGAAAAACGGCAGCGCTGCGCGCAGCGCCGCTATGAAGCATGTAGAGAATGCGCACCTGTCGGCGAATGCTGCCTTTGAATCTTTTAGCGCAGAAGAAAGCTCGGTGTGA
- a CDS encoding EAL domain-containing protein: protein MLKQKSRLASAIDNMTQGLLLFDANKRVLICNQRYIELYGLSPKIVKPGCTLRDVLVHRQERGSLIGDIDKYCERVAKELLEGGKPFILSLADGRFIQIIDRPMASGGWVSTHEDITERRLFDKQIERLAHYDTLTGLPNRGIFLQRLASELESSHDIRVALLFIDVDDFKAVNDSLGHEAGDELLRAVALRLRVCADRPWDFVARLGGDEFVIIRRLSLIASEVDQLIADVFASLHEPIDLSGQRVRIDVSIGAAISPEHGDDASTLMRSADIAMYQAKAAGKNTHMIYHPAMAKSQNARRRLEADLRQAVLSGDIGGNGFSLVFQPLISISDGRITSCEALLRWTHPILGPISPEQFIPIAEESRLILELGEWALLQALARASQWPKSIGVAVNVSPVQFRSQSLALKVLKALAVSGVSPRRLELEITEAVLIGDDKTALLTLHELHTAGVQVALDDFGTGYSSLSYLQRFPFDKIKIDKTFINKVDHADGSAHIVRAIIDIATAQDMTTTAEGVETEMQLDALRRLGCTEMQGYLFSRPVLASEINDFLMKDVEKRRMISC, encoded by the coding sequence ATGCTCAAGCAGAAAAGCCGCCTCGCGTCAGCCATAGATAACATGACGCAGGGCCTGTTGCTTTTTGACGCCAACAAACGGGTGCTCATTTGCAATCAGCGTTACATCGAACTGTATGGCCTCTCTCCGAAAATCGTGAAACCGGGCTGCACTTTGCGAGATGTACTTGTGCACCGCCAAGAGCGCGGGTCGCTGATTGGGGACATCGACAAGTACTGTGAGCGTGTTGCAAAAGAACTGTTAGAAGGTGGAAAACCGTTTATTCTGAGCTTAGCGGACGGCCGGTTCATCCAGATTATAGATAGACCGATGGCGAGCGGCGGCTGGGTATCGACTCACGAGGACATCACCGAGCGGCGACTTTTCGACAAACAAATCGAAAGATTAGCGCATTACGATACCCTGACGGGCTTACCAAATCGGGGGATCTTCTTACAGCGCCTCGCGAGCGAGCTTGAATCCAGCCACGATATCAGAGTTGCACTTCTGTTCATCGATGTCGATGATTTCAAGGCAGTCAACGATTCGCTCGGGCATGAAGCAGGAGATGAATTACTTCGCGCCGTTGCATTGCGCCTCCGAGTATGTGCCGACCGCCCGTGGGATTTCGTGGCTAGGCTTGGAGGCGATGAATTTGTAATTATTCGCCGCCTATCATTGATCGCGTCCGAAGTTGACCAATTGATAGCCGACGTCTTCGCGTCGCTCCACGAACCCATCGATCTGTCCGGACAGCGCGTCCGAATCGATGTCAGTATTGGCGCTGCCATTAGTCCCGAACATGGCGACGACGCGTCAACGCTGATGCGAAGCGCCGACATCGCCATGTACCAAGCGAAGGCCGCGGGCAAGAATACCCACATGATTTACCATCCAGCGATGGCGAAGTCCCAAAATGCTCGACGTCGTCTCGAAGCGGATCTTAGACAGGCCGTTTTAAGCGGGGACATCGGCGGCAACGGTTTCTCACTAGTATTTCAGCCCTTGATCTCTATTTCCGACGGACGGATAACTTCCTGCGAAGCTCTGCTCCGCTGGACCCATCCGATACTTGGCCCCATTTCTCCAGAACAATTCATACCCATCGCGGAGGAGTCCCGCCTCATTCTCGAACTAGGAGAATGGGCTTTATTGCAGGCTCTAGCACGTGCCTCCCAATGGCCAAAAAGCATAGGCGTTGCAGTCAACGTATCGCCCGTACAATTCCGCAGCCAATCGCTCGCTTTAAAAGTGCTGAAGGCCCTCGCTGTTTCCGGAGTGTCGCCGCGACGTCTTGAGCTGGAGATCACGGAGGCCGTCCTCATCGGAGACGATAAAACCGCCCTTTTAACGCTCCATGAGCTGCACACAGCGGGCGTTCAAGTCGCGCTTGATGACTTTGGAACGGGATACTCTTCGCTGAGCTATCTTCAGCGGTTCCCGTTCGACAAAATCAAGATCGATAAAACCTTTATCAATAAAGTTGACCATGCCGATGGCTCTGCTCATATCGTTCGCGCTATTATTGACATTGCTACAGCGCAAGACATGACGACTACGGCCGAGGGGGTTGAGACTGAGATGCAGCTTGACGCTCTGAGGCGTCTTGGCTGCACTGAAATGCAAGGTTATTTGTTTAGCCGACCTGTGTTAGCATCGGAGATCAACGACTTTTTGATGAAAGACGTCGAAAAACGAAGAATGATATCGTGCTAG